A segment of the Thermotoga sp. genome:
CTCATCCGTGAAGATGTTCTTCATCAAGCCCACATAAGAGCCGAGAACAATCAGTTTGGTCCTGTTTTTGTTGTCGTCCCACGCGTGCTGAAGAGAATAAAGGATGGATGGATTCACCCTGTGAAAGTTTTGAAACTCATCGAACACGATGTACTCGTATCTGTTGAAGAGTTCAGAAAACAAATCGTACCAGTTGCTGTACACGGCTTTTGAGAAAGAAAAACTCAGATCTCTCAAGAGTGTCTCTTCTTTCTTAACTTCCACAAAGTAGTAAAAGGTTTTCGTATCTTCGAAGACCTTTCTTATCAATGTGGTCTTTCCAATGCGCCTTCTTCCGAATATCACCACAAAGTACTTCTTATCCATACCTTTTACCTTTTGAAAAAAGTCAAGCTCCTTTCTTCTGTTGTAGAACTTCATGATTCCACCTCTTGTTTTATATACTCATCAGTATTATACCAAGAGGTATTATACTCACGAGTATAAATTCTTCCTGAAACGCTGTGTCGTAAAACTATCATTTTACGAAACAGGAAAAATTCAAAGGGGGGATTGTGAATGAGTATGAGGATGAAATTTTTACTCATTGCACTGATTCCTCTTTTAGTTTTGCTCACAGTCGAGATGATATCTGGTAACATGTTCCTTCAAGGGAACAAGGATATAGCAGATAACTTCGATAAGTATACTCTTGCGGTTGATGCTCTGGAAAAGATAGGAGAACTTAAAAGAGCTGTTTCTCTATTCACTCAGAGATTGGAGAAATTAGAAACCATAGAAATGTTGTATAACGATCTCAAGAAAGTGGCAGATGAGATTCCTTCCTTGAAAAAGAATATGGACATCCTGTCCGAAAACATTCAGGCTATAAAGGCGGGAGATACAACTGCCATTTCGAAAATCCTGCAACTTACAGAAAATGTGAAAAAGGACATTATAACGGAACTCACCAAAACAAAAGAGGAGGTCAGAAACAATCTATCGACGATGAATTCGATCATCAAAAGTTTGATCTACATGGTCTCAACAGCAATAGTTGTTGCGTCTGTAATTCTCATGCTGATTCTGGTATCCAGGATGCTCAGATATCTCAAACCTGTGGTGGAAGCATCAAAAACTCTGAGGAACAACGATCTGACGATTCGGATCCAAGAAGCAAA
Coding sequences within it:
- a CDS encoding methyl-accepting chemotaxis protein, with the translated sequence MRMKFLLIALIPLLVLLTVEMISGNMFLQGNKDIADNFDKYTLAVDALEKIGELKRAVSLFTQRLEKLETIEMLYNDLKKVADEIPSLKKNMDILSENIQAIKAGDTTAISKILQLTENVKKDIITELTKTKEEVRNNLSTMNSIIKSLIYMVSTAIVVASVILMLILVSRMLRYLKPVVEASKTLRNNDLTIRIQEAKTKDELGTLLNEFKASIEYLRDNLGEIQVETFRVAESIEEIATSSESAASQTESVVKEMDNISSRMQSISSSIQETTAGAEEISGATKNIADNAQQSAEFAQQSTQLAKEAGDILKSVIESTRKIADSAKDVERVVESFNKG